Below is a genomic region from Rana temporaria chromosome 3, aRanTem1.1, whole genome shotgun sequence.
tgtcagtgcatttagcaatacatttactccgctccataGTGACAATCGGCGGCGCTGTTTTacgatcccatggggggccggatGGAATGATCTCGCGGGCCGCaagcggcccgcgggccacaggttccccacccctggtaTGGCAAAGGCATTATTCATTATTCAACTTAACGCAAAGTTGcacagtaagggccagattctcaaaggagatacgacggcgtatctccagatacgccgtcgtatctctgagtctgggcggtcgtatctatgcgcctgattcttagaatcagttacgcatagatttctattagatccgaccggcgtaagtctaatacgccgtcggatcttaactgcatatttacgctggccgctaggggcgtgtacgctgatttacgcctagaaatatgtaaatcagctagatacgcgaattcacgaacgtacgcccggccgacgcagtacagatacgccgtttacgttaggcttttcctggcgtaaagttacccctgctatatgaagcgtacatgcggcgtaccaatgttaagtatggacgttgttcccgcgttgaattttgaaaatgttacgtcgttcgcgtaagtcgttcgcgaatagggctggacgtcatttacgttcacgtctaaaccaatacatccttgcggcgtagtttggagcaatgcacacagggatattccacagacggcgtcaatcacgtcgggtcacaagttatttacaagttatttacataaaacacgcccccctgttccacatttgaattaggcgggcttacgccggcctatttacgctacgctgccgcaacttacggagcaagtgctttgagaatacagcacttgcccgtctaagttgcggaggcgtaacgtaaataggatacgctacgcccgcacaaatttacgccgatctacgagaatctggcccttagtatttaTCTACAGGTGCCTCTTACCTACATAGTAATTTGTTTGGTAAAACAAACCCTTTAAGACTTGATAAAGGTAGCCTCTCTGACCCCCTAAACCAcattgatttttttaaaacaaataatgaCAAATGATATCTGATATTTAAAAATAGCTTGCCGTTCTTTTTCCTATGGTTTTTTAAGAGTCAACATAGGCCCCTGCACACCAGATAGTTAAATCCTGAAAGTTCCCAGACCCAGTTAGGACTTCCCCCTCCAATGTCAGGGATCCAGCACTTCACCAATCTAATTCCCTATCACGTCTGAGATAATGGCGGACCTAGTGGGGTATGTTAGGTCAGCGTGCGCGCCATACTTAACCATCCCACCCTCTGTATCAGTTTAAGTTACGAATCTCCTCGGAGTATTCTTGTTTTGATCTGTACTCTGTCAGTTCATTAACACGTTGGAGCTCTCTAAATTTGGGAAATAACATACCAAtccatctctcttttttttttttccagcaatgaAATCTACCTCTTCCACCCAGAATTGTGGGACACGTGTGTGGCACCTCCTAATGTGGTTGGGTTCAACGTCATCTTTTTCTCTATCTTGATAGCAGCGAGTTCCATTGAGGTCATCCTGGGCGCCGTCCAGTTGTTCAACGGTCTATTTGGTCTCATCTGTGGAACCTGTAGGAACAAGGATGATGACGACTATAAGGACATGATGGAAGATGAAAAGAAAGAATACAAATGTAAGAATTTGTTATTTATCACCaagccataaaaaaaaactgtctgtgtTGACCATTTCAGCCAGATTAAAGagacaatggggtggattcaggtacgacttgcgccctcttacggaggagcagcgtaccgttttaacgctgcgcctccgtaaattacctgcgctacgcttcattcaggaagcagtagctacgtaatttgcgcgggcgctccctaaaactgcccggcgtaagggcgcgtaatttaaatgatcccgtatggggcgtggatcatttaaattaggcgcgttcccgcgccgaaacttagtgcgcatgctccgtcgggaaactttcccgacgtgcattgcggcaaatgacgtcgcaaggaacgtcatttgcttcaacgtgaacgtaaatggcgtccagcgccattcacgattcacttacgcaaacgacgtaattttcaaacatcgccacgcgggaacgacgggtatacttagcattggctgcccctgctaatagcaggagcagccttatgcggaACCCGGcaaacgtaaacgacgcaaaatgcgTACACAGGGCGCGCATAGGgtaaatcggcgtgagtatgcaatatgcatactctacgctgaccactatgggaacgccacctagcggccatcgtaagaatgcagcctatgatacgacggcataagagccttatgccagtcatatcttaggctgcagtcggcgtaacaagctttctgaatacagaaaagtcgttacgccggcgtaactaagcaattgcgctgcgtaactatggttacgcagacgcaattgcttactgaatccaccccaatgttactttgtatattCGGGGCAAATCCCATCCCCACTGGCAGGGGGACAGTTACCCTCATCACCTCCCCACACTACTGGAGCCCTCGCTGGTTGAGCGGGACTTCTGAGTCAGAGGGAGTTTATGATTAgtggcc
It encodes:
- the LOC120930946 gene encoding transmembrane 4 L6 family member 5-like, translating into MSVVGLHRGPVCQYYDRVETNTTGSPVPTISTSLIWGRPFENPLIKQNNEIYLFHPELWDTCVAPPNVVGFNVIFFSILIAASSIEVILGAVQLFNGLFGLICGTCRNKDDDDYKDMMEDEKKEYKC